The proteins below come from a single Anaerobaca lacustris genomic window:
- a CDS encoding 3-keto-disaccharide hydrolase, whose protein sequence is MQRTVGRIALWTIVAMMVVGLVGCKGALESGSTGKKVMLWNGQDFAGWQRVLADPAVDVDDVWWVRGDAIHCKGEPFGYLRTEQRYSDYHLHLEWRWPETPTNSGVLLHMNGPDKIWPECIEVQLKAGNAGDFVLMNGTGLTVDGTDRRDTSKRFVVIPKKAATSEKPAGQWNSYDIHCKGGSIRVYVNGVLQNEGTNASPMAGFIGLQSEGSPIEFRNIYILPLN, encoded by the coding sequence ATGCAACGGACTGTGGGCAGGATAGCACTGTGGACGATCGTGGCAATGATGGTCGTTGGGCTGGTGGGCTGCAAGGGGGCTCTGGAATCGGGCTCGACCGGGAAGAAGGTGATGTTGTGGAACGGCCAGGATTTTGCGGGCTGGCAGCGCGTTCTGGCCGATCCGGCAGTGGATGTCGACGACGTCTGGTGGGTCCGGGGCGATGCGATCCACTGCAAGGGAGAGCCGTTCGGCTATCTGCGCACGGAGCAGCGATACAGCGACTACCACCTCCATCTGGAGTGGCGATGGCCTGAAACGCCGACCAACAGCGGCGTGTTGCTCCATATGAACGGTCCCGACAAGATCTGGCCCGAGTGCATCGAAGTTCAGCTCAAAGCGGGCAACGCCGGCGATTTCGTGCTGATGAACGGGACCGGCCTGACCGTCGACGGGACCGACCGCAGGGACACGTCCAAGCGGTTCGTGGTGATCCCCAAGAAGGCGGCCACCAGCGAAAAGCCCGCCGGCCAGTGGAACAGCTACGACATCCACTGCAAAGGCGGCTCCATCCGCGTCTACGTCAACGGCGTTCTCCAGAACGAGGGCACGAATGCCTCCCCGATGGCCGGATTTATCGGTCTCCAGAGCGAAGGCAGCCCCATCGAGTTCCGGAATATCTATATCCTTCCGCTCAACTGA